A genomic window from Brevibacillus agri includes:
- a CDS encoding SAV0927 family protein: MKFEYLYDQSENLLSRFVTFATEHHRYDFAFFYSQHFDGKSIVMSLQNMRAALISSDDLAHNHSWVQPLAVHAEDEDVVTSFLQKALSSLFRHDDLD, translated from the coding sequence ATGAAATTCGAATATTTGTACGATCAATCGGAAAATTTGCTCTCGCGCTTTGTCACCTTCGCCACGGAGCACCATCGCTACGACTTTGCCTTTTTCTACTCCCAGCACTTCGACGGCAAAAGCATTGTCATGTCGCTGCAAAACATGCGCGCCGCCCTGATCTCTTCCGACGACCTTGCGCACAATCATAGCTGGGTGCAGCCGCTTGCGGTGCATGCAGAAGACGAGGACGTCGTCACGAGCTTTTTGCAGAAAGCGCTCTCTTCTTTGTTTCGGCATGATGATCTTGATTGA
- a CDS encoding APC family permease, producing MEKSLNYSTSAPTLKRSLKLWQVIVLGLGYLTPLTVFDTYGIVSQETGGHVPTAYILALAAMLFTASSYGKMVRVFPVAGSAYSYARQAINPHIGFLVGWVSLLDYVFLPVINVLLGKIYLSAAFPMVPGWILGILLAAVTTFINFRGIQSTANFNTLLVVFQVIVVVVFIGLSISHISAAANGESAFTIQPFYGEAISFPTLLTGAAILCFSFLGFDAVTTYTEEAVDPMKTIPRGIFLVALIGGVIFITTSYFTQLAFPVVDQFQNPESPSPEMSMILGQDLFYAFFVAGSITAALASGIASHTSASRLLYVMGRENVLPKKLFGHLHPTRGIPVRNVFFVGAVSLAALFLDLETALAFINFGALTAFTAVNASVIAHYYIRNQRRSLADTYRYLLAPLCGTSFVAFLWYNLDSHALTLGLLWTLAGIGYLLIGTKFFTKKPPVIDFEEAI from the coding sequence ATGGAAAAAAGCCTGAATTATTCAACTTCAGCACCCACGTTAAAAAGAAGCTTGAAGCTGTGGCAAGTCATCGTATTGGGGCTTGGCTATTTGACGCCTCTGACTGTGTTTGACACGTACGGGATCGTCAGCCAGGAAACCGGGGGCCACGTCCCGACCGCGTACATTCTCGCGCTGGCAGCGATGCTGTTTACCGCATCCAGCTACGGAAAAATGGTGCGGGTGTTCCCTGTCGCCGGCTCGGCTTACTCGTATGCGCGCCAGGCGATCAATCCGCACATCGGCTTTCTGGTCGGCTGGGTGTCGCTTTTGGACTACGTGTTTCTGCCCGTCATCAATGTGCTTTTGGGCAAAATTTATTTATCCGCCGCCTTCCCGATGGTTCCCGGCTGGATTTTGGGCATTTTGCTTGCTGCGGTGACTACTTTTATCAATTTTCGCGGTATTCAGTCTACGGCCAACTTCAACACGCTGCTGGTCGTGTTTCAGGTGATCGTGGTCGTCGTCTTTATCGGCTTGAGCATCTCGCACATCAGTGCGGCAGCAAACGGGGAGAGCGCCTTCACGATCCAGCCATTTTACGGCGAAGCGATTTCTTTTCCCACCTTGCTGACCGGAGCGGCCATTCTCTGCTTTTCGTTTCTCGGCTTTGACGCGGTCACCACTTATACGGAAGAAGCGGTCGATCCAATGAAGACGATTCCGCGCGGCATTTTTCTCGTCGCATTGATTGGCGGCGTCATTTTCATTACTACCTCCTATTTCACGCAGCTCGCTTTTCCGGTTGTCGACCAGTTCCAAAACCCGGAGTCCCCCTCGCCGGAGATGTCGATGATTCTCGGACAAGACTTGTTTTATGCGTTTTTCGTGGCAGGCAGCATTACCGCCGCTCTCGCCTCCGGGATCGCTTCCCACACGAGCGCTTCCCGCCTGCTGTACGTAATGGGCAGGGAAAACGTCTTGCCGAAAAAGTTGTTCGGCCACTTGCATCCAACGAGAGGAATCCCGGTTCGCAACGTGTTTTTCGTCGGGGCGGTGTCGCTTGCTGCGCTGTTCCTCGATCTGGAGACGGCGCTCGCCTTCATTAATTTTGGGGCATTGACCGCCTTTACTGCCGTCAACGCTTCCGTCATCGCCCATTACTATATTCGCAACCAACGGCGTTCCCTGGCGGATACGTATCGCTACTTGCTTGCCCCGTTGTGCGGGACCAGCTTCGTCGCGTTTCTCTGGTACAACCTGGACAGCCATGCCCTGACGCTCGGGCTGCTCTGGACGCTGGCGGGCATCGGCTACTTGCTGATCGGCACCAAGTTTTTCACGAAAAAGCCGCCTGTCATCGACTTTGAGGAAGCGATTTGA